Proteins encoded by one window of Flavobacterium sp. N502540:
- a CDS encoding glycosyl hydrolase family 18 protein produces MRNYYRLLVFLLFPLLVLAQPAHGKKVVGYYAQWAIYARDFNVPKIDGNKLTHLNYSFFGTDFDPAHPENTKLKSLDTYADFDHMEGGIPWDAPVKGNFYDLKKLKEKYPHLKILISVGGWTKGQDLSPIAASPVARAALAADMANFIVTYPFIDGFDIDWEYPVKGGTDGTEIINGALIPAQKHSPDDNKNLVYLLKAMRQVMPNKLITIAAGNNVRDASIQYLGPNNRTQYGMTEDISTYCDYITYFGYDFGGNWYDKTCYNAPLYASGNANDPLYGAAQSESLDELTSQYLNVIGFPASKLIMGLPFYGKKFEHVANNGNNPSLPGLFVSAPRDVVPGCTNPQPPTGTWDTPAACEKSGSIEICDLVGNPVTNSHAYLDPNTMLVTPAAAAAGWVRYFDNTTKVPYLYNTTLKQFITYEDKQSIDLKVQYIKSRNLAGGMIWEISQDTRGTVPNSLLTQVDTSFGSIVLGTVSITGSVKNGTALLTSVTVELRDDSNAVLQTLTSATGNFTFNNLTSGQNYKVTAAKTSYTFTPVNLANVTTNQTGIAIQGTQIFYTASGTVLDGTTPVSGVVVSATSGGATFTGVSNASGTYSISLPSGADYTVTAASPGYSYTPASTVYTNLMANQTLNLRQSVVVPIISGTIKKGSVAVSGAKVELTLPWTDNTHPYQVKYATTNAEGKYSFDNAVLAGYTTVTSLKLNAWENGGLTYLPSDLASFPIPAAPKTYDFNTNAINPTYYTISGTVLNGTTAVSGVTVTATDVTTVLTAVSDTSGNYGIANLVSGANYTVTVAKAGLSFTPVSTVYNAINSNKTLNFTQVATPVYYTVSGTVLDGTTSIQGVTVTATSTGGTFTGVSNASGTYSISLPSGADYTMTAAKSGLSFTPVSTVYNNLTANKTLNFSQDVIVAGVSKISGTVKNGSVPVSGAKVELILPWTDNSHPYMSKIATTDAQGKYSFDNTILAGYTTISSLKMNAWENNNVVYSPTNLTSFAVPTNPTVYDFNTNVVTPTYTVSGTVLNGTAPVAGVTVTATDGTTVLTAVSDTSGNYSIANLVSGANYTVTAAKSGLSFTPVSTVYAVINSNKILNFTQIVAPIYYTVSGTVLNGTTAIAGVTISATSGTTTLTSVSDASGNYSIANLISGTNYTVTAAKSGLSFTPVSTVYSAINSNKTLNFTQIATPVYYTVSGTVLNGTTAVGGVTISATSGTTTLTSVSDASGNYVIANLVAGLDYIITAAKAGLTFSPGSTIYTAISANKILNFTQNISGGALISGTVKSGSTPIAGAKVELILPWTDSTHGYVSIMATTDASGNFSYNNSALAGYTTVASLKLNVWENSNVVYSPTNLASFAMPVTPQVYNFNSSSVAPQVTITSPSLATVAIVPGTVIQLKANASLTFADPTVSISSVIFNINGQNITGTLATGTEYVANWTPAVADFNKNYTLKATATASNSVTAENTKAFYLQCSGASCPNVLPEIAWITPASTTINQVSGFQPVPVSVNVTDTDGTVASVSISIDGVSFPMTKGTGTAYNYTFTPNTYKNYAIVVTATDNAGGVKAFNQSISIISSSFNPLPAKVILGYAHAWDNDSAPFLYFNQLGDKKFNVVVYAFIETVNRDGYTPVLVINKEKYGGVNSFNPQLLKDDIKFLRDKGIPVIVSIGGQNGHVELNTVAQKDVFVKGLKEIIDYYNFDGVDIDFEGTSMDFGAGVLTDFSYASISAYPKLKNVVDAFKELKANYGSGFILTAAPEAYYVQGGYSNYGNRPGSFLPVIYNLRKELDLLMVQLYNSGSILGLDNVAYSQATPNFLTSMSEMLMKGFNVATTGFYFQPLPQSKIMFGLPACTSAAGGGYLTAEKGIQAFDYLTKGTTFPGRTYTLKGGPYPDLRGVMTWSINWDASSCGNSSEFSKAYAAYFASQSASKKMVLEKIEPNGKTVVYFKNDVLSVTNDSEDIAQVDVFNTIGQLIVNYKNVLNNKEVLLHDHSFSTRQLFVVVVTDSAGNKKSIKVMNFLN; encoded by the coding sequence ATGAGAAATTACTACAGATTGCTCGTTTTCCTGCTATTTCCTTTACTTGTGCTGGCTCAACCCGCTCATGGTAAGAAAGTAGTGGGCTATTATGCACAGTGGGCGATTTATGCCCGGGATTTCAATGTTCCCAAGATAGACGGGAATAAGTTGACACATTTGAATTATTCTTTTTTTGGGACTGATTTTGATCCTGCTCACCCTGAAAACACCAAGTTAAAATCTTTGGATACCTATGCTGATTTTGATCATATGGAAGGCGGAATCCCATGGGATGCTCCTGTAAAAGGGAATTTTTATGATTTGAAGAAGTTAAAAGAAAAGTATCCGCATTTGAAAATTTTAATTTCTGTCGGAGGCTGGACCAAAGGTCAGGATCTTTCTCCAATTGCCGCAAGTCCGGTGGCAAGAGCTGCTTTAGCTGCAGATATGGCAAACTTCATTGTTACTTATCCTTTTATTGACGGATTTGATATCGATTGGGAATATCCTGTCAAAGGAGGAACAGACGGTACCGAAATTATTAATGGAGCTCTGATTCCTGCACAGAAACACAGTCCGGACGACAATAAAAACTTAGTGTATTTATTAAAAGCAATGCGTCAGGTCATGCCCAATAAATTAATTACTATTGCTGCGGGAAATAATGTTCGGGATGCATCCATACAGTATTTAGGGCCAAACAATAGAACGCAATATGGAATGACCGAAGATATTTCGACCTATTGCGATTACATTACCTATTTTGGATATGATTTTGGAGGAAACTGGTATGATAAAACCTGCTACAATGCTCCATTGTATGCCAGCGGAAATGCAAACGATCCGCTATACGGTGCTGCCCAGTCCGAATCATTAGATGAGCTAACCAGTCAGTATCTGAATGTAATTGGTTTTCCGGCGAGTAAACTGATTATGGGATTGCCTTTTTACGGGAAAAAGTTTGAGCATGTAGCCAATAATGGAAACAATCCTAGCTTACCGGGACTATTTGTTAGTGCACCAAGGGATGTAGTTCCGGGATGTACAAATCCGCAACCTCCGACAGGAACCTGGGATACACCAGCCGCTTGTGAGAAATCCGGGAGTATAGAAATTTGTGATTTAGTGGGGAATCCTGTTACTAATTCACATGCTTATCTGGATCCAAACACCATGTTGGTTACGCCAGCCGCAGCAGCCGCAGGCTGGGTACGATATTTTGATAACACTACTAAAGTTCCTTATTTGTACAATACTACTTTGAAACAGTTTATCACCTATGAAGATAAACAATCAATAGATTTAAAAGTTCAGTATATTAAATCCAGAAATCTTGCCGGTGGTATGATCTGGGAAATATCGCAAGATACCAGAGGTACAGTGCCAAATTCACTATTAACTCAGGTTGACACTTCATTTGGAAGTATTGTACTGGGAACAGTGAGCATCACAGGATCAGTAAAAAACGGAACAGCTTTATTAACAAGCGTAACTGTTGAATTGCGTGATGACAGTAATGCGGTTTTACAAACTTTAACTTCTGCAACAGGAAATTTTACATTCAATAATTTGACCTCAGGTCAAAATTACAAGGTCACTGCAGCAAAGACATCTTATACTTTTACTCCGGTTAATCTTGCTAACGTAACAACTAATCAAACAGGAATAGCTATTCAGGGAACTCAGATATTCTATACGGCAAGCGGAACAGTTTTAGACGGTACAACACCGGTTTCAGGAGTTGTTGTTTCTGCAACTTCGGGAGGAGCCACTTTTACAGGAGTTTCTAATGCAAGCGGAACATATAGTATTAGTTTGCCATCTGGTGCTGATTATACGGTAACGGCCGCTTCACCAGGTTACAGTTATACACCGGCATCAACGGTTTATACTAATTTAATGGCAAACCAAACATTAAACTTGAGACAAAGTGTAGTTGTTCCTATAATTAGTGGAACAATCAAAAAAGGATCTGTTGCAGTTTCAGGAGCCAAAGTAGAATTAACTTTACCCTGGACAGACAACACGCACCCTTATCAGGTTAAATATGCCACAACAAATGCAGAAGGAAAATACAGTTTTGATAATGCTGTTTTGGCAGGATATACGACTGTTACAAGTCTTAAATTAAATGCTTGGGAGAATGGGGGACTTACTTATTTACCATCCGATCTGGCAAGTTTTCCGATTCCGGCAGCCCCTAAAACGTATGATTTTAACACAAATGCTATAAATCCAACCTATTACACAATAAGTGGAACAGTGTTAAACGGAACAACTGCAGTTTCTGGTGTAACTGTGACCGCTACAGACGTAACAACAGTTTTGACTGCGGTTTCAGATACTTCTGGAAATTATGGTATTGCTAATTTGGTTTCAGGTGCAAATTATACCGTAACAGTTGCAAAAGCAGGTTTAAGTTTTACACCGGTTTCAACAGTTTATAATGCAATAAATAGCAATAAAACTTTGAATTTTACCCAAGTAGCCACGCCGGTATATTATACAGTTAGCGGAACAGTTCTTGACGGAACGACTTCGATTCAGGGAGTTACAGTAACGGCGACTTCAACCGGAGGGACTTTTACAGGAGTTTCTAATGCAAGCGGAACATATAGTATTAGTTTGCCATCTGGTGCTGATTACACAATGACGGCTGCAAAATCAGGTTTGAGTTTTACACCGGTTTCAACAGTATATAACAATTTAACAGCGAACAAAACATTAAACTTCAGTCAGGATGTTATTGTCGCTGGAGTAAGCAAAATTAGCGGAACAGTTAAAAATGGTTCTGTTCCGGTTTCGGGAGCAAAAGTAGAATTAATTTTACCTTGGACAGATAATTCACATCCGTATATGAGTAAAATTGCAACTACAGATGCACAAGGGAAATATAGTTTTGACAACACCATTTTAGCAGGATATACTACTATTTCAAGTTTAAAAATGAATGCTTGGGAAAACAATAATGTTGTTTATTCTCCAACTAATTTGACCAGCTTTGCGGTTCCGACAAATCCGACAGTATACGATTTTAATACTAATGTAGTTACACCAACTTATACAGTTAGCGGAACAGTTTTAAACGGAACAGCTCCGGTTGCCGGTGTGACGGTGACTGCTACAGACGGAACAACAGTTTTGACCGCGGTTTCAGATACTTCTGGAAATTATAGTATTGCTAATTTGGTTTCAGGGGCAAATTATACGGTAACAGCTGCAAAATCAGGTTTGAGTTTTACACCGGTTTCAACAGTTTATGCTGTAATAAATTCAAATAAAATATTGAATTTTACGCAAATAGTTGCGCCGATATATTACACAGTTAGCGGAACAGTTTTAAACGGAACAACGGCGATAGCTGGAGTAACTATTTCGGCAACTTCAGGAACTACAACTTTAACTTCAGTTTCAGATGCTTCTGGAAATTATAGTATTGCTAATTTGATTTCAGGAACAAATTATACCGTAACAGCTGCAAAATCAGGTTTAAGTTTTACACCGGTTTCAACAGTTTATAGTGCAATAAATAGCAATAAAACTTTGAATTTTACACAAATAGCTACGCCGGTATATTATACAGTTAGCGGAACAGTCTTAAATGGAACAACAGCGGTAGGCGGAGTAACTATTTCAGCAACTTCAGGAACTACAACTTTAACTTCAGTTTCAGATGCTTCAGGAAATTATGTTATAGCCAATTTGGTCGCGGGATTAGACTATATTATTACAGCAGCAAAAGCAGGATTAACTTTTAGCCCGGGATCAACCATTTATACAGCAATTAGTGCTAATAAAATATTGAACTTCACGCAAAATATTTCGGGTGGAGCTTTAATTAGTGGAACTGTAAAAAGTGGTTCAACTCCTATAGCAGGAGCAAAAGTAGAATTGATTTTACCTTGGACAGATAGTACGCACGGTTATGTAAGTATCATGGCAACAACGGATGCTTCAGGAAATTTTAGTTATAACAATTCGGCTTTAGCGGGATATACTACAGTTGCAAGTTTAAAATTGAATGTTTGGGAAAACAGTAATGTTGTGTATTCTCCCACTAATTTGGCTAGCTTTGCCATGCCAGTAACACCTCAGGTTTATAACTTCAATTCAAGTTCAGTTGCCCCTCAGGTTACAATAACAAGTCCGTCATTGGCAACTGTAGCGATTGTACCGGGAACAGTAATTCAGCTTAAAGCAAATGCAAGTTTGACTTTTGCAGATCCAACGGTTAGTATTTCGTCAGTAATATTCAATATCAACGGACAAAATATTACAGGAACACTCGCTACAGGAACAGAATATGTGGCCAACTGGACACCTGCTGTGGCAGATTTTAATAAAAACTATACTTTAAAAGCAACGGCAACAGCATCCAATAGTGTTACGGCCGAGAATACAAAAGCATTCTATTTGCAATGTTCAGGAGCTTCTTGCCCGAATGTATTGCCGGAAATTGCGTGGATTACTCCAGCATCAACAACCATTAATCAGGTTTCAGGATTTCAACCCGTTCCGGTTAGTGTAAATGTAACCGATACCGATGGTACTGTTGCAAGTGTTTCGATCAGTATTGACGGAGTTTCGTTTCCAATGACAAAAGGAACCGGAACCGCTTACAATTATACTTTTACACCAAATACCTATAAAAATTATGCAATCGTAGTAACGGCAACAGACAATGCTGGCGGAGTAAAAGCATTCAATCAATCCATTAGTATCATTAGTTCGTCTTTCAATCCGTTACCGGCAAAAGTAATTTTGGGTTATGCTCATGCATGGGACAATGATAGTGCACCTTTCTTGTACTTCAATCAATTGGGAGACAAGAAATTTAATGTAGTAGTGTATGCTTTCATTGAAACCGTTAACAGAGATGGTTACACTCCGGTTTTGGTTATAAATAAGGAAAAGTATGGCGGAGTTAATAGTTTTAATCCTCAATTATTAAAGGACGATATTAAATTTCTGAGAGACAAAGGGATTCCGGTTATTGTTTCAATTGGAGGACAAAATGGTCATGTAGAACTGAATACTGTTGCCCAGAAAGATGTTTTTGTAAAGGGATTAAAAGAAATTATTGATTATTATAATTTTGATGGAGTTGATATTGATTTTGAAGGAACTTCTATGGATTTCGGTGCAGGAGTATTAACTGATTTTTCTTATGCGTCAATTTCGGCTTATCCAAAATTAAAAAATGTTGTAGATGCTTTTAAAGAGTTGAAAGCAAATTATGGAAGTGGATTTATTTTAACCGCGGCTCCGGAAGCTTACTATGTACAGGGAGGATATTCTAATTACGGAAATAGACCGGGCTCATTCCTTCCTGTGATTTACAATTTGCGTAAAGAACTAGATCTTTTAATGGTACAATTGTACAACTCAGGATCAATACTGGGACTTGATAATGTAGCTTATTCACAAGCAACACCGAATTTTCTTACCTCAATGTCAGAAATGCTTATGAAAGGGTTTAATGTAGCTACTACTGGATTTTATTTCCAACCATTGCCGCAATCAAAAATAATGTTTGGTCTTCCGGCATGCACTTCTGCAGCGGGAGGAGGTTATCTAACTGCTGAAAAAGGAATTCAGGCGTTCGATTATCTAACGAAGGGAACTACTTTCCCGGGAAGAACCTATACTTTAAAAGGTGGACCTTATCCTGATTTGAGAGGAGTTATGACCTGGTCAATCAACTGGGACGCATCTTCTTGTGGTAATTCATCTGAATTTTCTAAAGCTTATGCAGCGTATTTCGCTTCGCAATCAGCAAGTAAAAAAATGGTATTAGAAAAAATTGAACCTAATGGTAAAACGGTAGTTTATTTTAAAAATGATGTTTTATCAGTAACAAATGATAGTGAAGATATTGCTCAGGTTGATGTATTCAATACGATCGGGCAATTAATAGTAAATTACAAAAATGTTCTAAATAACAAAGAAGTCTTACTTCACGATCATAGTTTTTCTACCAGACAATTGTTTGTGGTTGTAGTGACAGACAGCGCAGGAAATAAAAAATCAATCAAAGTGATGAATTTTTTAAATTAA
- a CDS encoding helix-turn-helix domain-containing protein, which yields MIGENVRKIRIIKGYSQQYVADLLEMSQAAYSDMERGKTKISFEKLQKISLALNLHMNYIVNFHENKLFSSNLITNKEEINELKTHFAKERELYKEQIDTLKAEISYLRSKLDIKNNS from the coding sequence ATGATCGGGGAGAATGTAAGAAAGATAAGGATTATTAAAGGATATTCTCAGCAATACGTAGCTGATTTGCTGGAGATGTCACAAGCTGCCTATTCAGATATGGAGAGAGGTAAGACAAAGATTAGTTTTGAGAAATTACAGAAAATTTCTTTAGCCTTAAATCTGCACATGAATTATATCGTTAATTTTCATGAGAACAAATTGTTCAGTTCTAATTTGATAACAAACAAAGAGGAGATTAATGAACTTAAAACTCACTTTGCTAAAGAAAGAGAACTTTACAAAGAACAAATAGATACCTTAAAAGCCGAGATAAGCTATTTAAGGAGTAAACTTGATATAAAGAATAATTCGTAA